In the Limanda limanda chromosome 1, fLimLim1.1, whole genome shotgun sequence genome, one interval contains:
- the myf6 gene encoding myogenic factor 6, whose protein sequence is MMDLFETNTYLFSDLRYLEEGDHGPLQHLDIAGVSPLYNGDDSPLSPGQDHNIPSETGGESSGEEHVLAPPGLRAHCEGQCLMWACKVCKRRSAPPDRRKAATLRERRRLKKINEAFEALKRKTVANPNQRLPKVEILRSAISYIERLQELLQTLDEQEDKPQHGSTLHSKDHSAAAQPYLWKKSSEPWLTSADHSTAAAMTALREGTGGSSGSSSLLRLSSIVDSISHDEKISSSVQDN, encoded by the exons ATGATGGACCTTTTTGAGACCAACACTTATCTTTTCAGTGATTTGCGTTATTTGGAGGAGGGGGATCATGGACCACTGCAGCACCTGGACATCGCGGGGGTGTCCCCCTTGTACAACGGGGACGACAGCCCGCTGTCCCCGGGCCAGGACCATAATATCCCGTCGGAGACCGGGGGGGAGAGCAGCGGGGAGGAGCACGTCCTCGCTCCGCCGGGGCTCCGTGCGCACTGCGAGGGCCAGTGCCTCATGTGGGCCTGCAAGGTCTGCAAGAGGAGGTCTGCTCCCCCGGACCGGCGCAAGGCCGCCAcgctgagggagaggaggaggctgaagaAGATCAACGAGGCCTTCGAGGCGCTGAAGAGGAAAACCGTGGCCAACCCCAACCAGAGGCTGCCCAAGGTGGAGATCTTACGCAGCGCCATCAGCTACATCGAgcggctgcaggagctgctgcagacgcTGGACGAGCAGGAGGATAAACCCCAACACGGATCCACACTTCACTCTAAAGATCACAGT GCCGCCGCTCAGCCGTACCTCTGGAAGAAGTCCTCTGAGCCCTGGCTGACCTCTGCTGACCATTCCACCGCCGCGGCAATGACAGCACTGAGAGAAG GAACCGGCGGGTCCTCGGGTTCCTCCAGCCTCCTGCGTCTGTCCTCCATCGTGGACAGCATCTCCCACGACGAGAAGATCAGCTCCAGCGTCCAGGACAACTGA